In Shinella sp. XGS7, a single genomic region encodes these proteins:
- a CDS encoding cobyric acid synthase, whose translation MSRQAKALMVLGTTSGAGKSWLTTALCRWYARQGLKVAPFKAQNMSNNARVVPGLTGRMGEIGSAQYFQALAAGRQPEVRMNPVLLKPEADTKSQVVVLGEVHAELNATPWRERSEKLWPHARAALHELMAENDLLLIEGAGSPAEINLHSSDYVNMRTAREAGAACLLVTDIDRGGAFAHLYGTHQLLPPEERALIQGFVLNRFRGDARLLSPGPEQLQALTGVPTVATLPMWRGHGLPEEDGVFDDQPTGAGQTIAVVAYPRLSNLDEFQPLRGLPGVRLVWARRPAELQAADWIILPGSKAVAADLAWLREQRLDAAIAAHAAAGRPVLGICGGLQMLGEALLDPHALDGNAPGLGLLPLVTQFEREKLLRPCQARFESKLAGPWAALGALAASGYEIHHGRTAQHPSLATAAVALRDAQGQAIGWQQGSVLGHYVHGLFEQPAVLQALFGASGPSLGQVFDGLADFVDTHFQPGALQALIR comes from the coding sequence ATGAGCCGACAGGCCAAGGCCCTGATGGTGCTGGGCACCACCAGCGGCGCCGGCAAGAGCTGGCTGACCACTGCGCTGTGCCGCTGGTATGCCCGCCAGGGCCTGAAGGTGGCGCCCTTCAAGGCGCAGAACATGAGCAATAACGCGCGCGTCGTACCCGGTCTTACCGGGCGCATGGGCGAGATCGGCAGCGCCCAGTATTTCCAGGCCCTGGCTGCCGGCCGCCAGCCCGAGGTGCGCATGAACCCGGTGCTGCTCAAGCCCGAGGCCGATACGAAAAGCCAGGTGGTGGTGCTGGGCGAGGTGCATGCCGAGCTCAATGCCACGCCCTGGCGCGAGCGCAGCGAGAAGCTCTGGCCCCATGCCCGTGCCGCCCTGCACGAGCTGATGGCCGAGAACGATCTGCTGCTGATCGAGGGCGCGGGCTCGCCGGCCGAGATCAATCTGCACAGCAGCGACTACGTGAATATGCGCACCGCCCGCGAGGCCGGGGCCGCCTGCCTGCTGGTGACCGATATCGACCGCGGCGGCGCCTTCGCCCATCTCTACGGCACCCACCAGCTGCTGCCGCCCGAGGAGCGCGCCCTCATCCAGGGCTTTGTGCTCAACCGCTTTCGCGGCGATGCGCGCCTGCTCTCGCCCGGCCCCGAGCAGCTGCAGGCCCTGACCGGTGTGCCCACCGTGGCCACGCTGCCGATGTGGCGCGGCCACGGCCTGCCCGAGGAAGACGGCGTGTTCGATGACCAGCCCACGGGCGCAGGCCAGACCATCGCCGTGGTGGCCTATCCGCGCCTGTCCAATCTGGACGAGTTCCAGCCCCTGCGCGGCCTGCCGGGCGTGCGCCTGGTCTGGGCCCGCCGCCCGGCCGAGCTGCAGGCCGCGGACTGGATCATCCTGCCGGGCTCCAAGGCCGTGGCCGCCGATCTGGCCTGGCTGCGCGAGCAGCGGCTGGACGCTGCCATCGCCGCCCATGCGGCGGCCGGCCGGCCGGTGCTGGGCATCTGCGGCGGCCTGCAGATGCTGGGCGAGGCCCTGCTGGACCCGCATGCACTGGACGGCAATGCGCCGGGCCTGGGCCTGCTGCCCCTGGTCACGCAGTTCGAGCGCGAGAAGCTGCTGCGCCCCTGCCAGGCGCGCTTCGAATCCAAGCTCGCCGGCCCCTGGGCAGCGCTCGGTGCGCTCGCCGCCTCGGGCTACGAGATCCACCACGGCCGCACCGCCCAGCATCCCTCCCTGGCCACCGCCGCCGTGGCCCTGCGCGATGCCCAGGGCCAGGCCATAGGCTGGCAGCAGGGCTCGGTGCTGGGCCACTATGTGCATGGCCTGTTCGAGCAGCCCGCCGTGCTGCAGGCCCTGTTCGGCGCCAGCGGCCCCAGCCTGGGCCAGGTCTTCGACGGCCTGGCCGATTTCGTGGACACGCATTTCCAGCCCGGCGCCCTGCAGGCCCTGATCCGATGA
- the cobT gene encoding nicotinate-nucleotide--dimethylbenzimidazole phosphoribosyltransferase, producing MSTHHHPDLIPSIAPLDQPALAAALQARIDGKTKPLGALGRLEALMLRLGLVLGSETPRLEAPQLMVFAGDHGLAARGVSAYPSDVTWQMVENFLAGGAAVSVLARQHGLALTVVDAGVAHEFAPREGLVIAKIAPGTADALAGPAMSLDQCATAIAAGKNLLRQRPGNALLLGEMGIGNTSAAALLLARLTDTPIAQCVGRGTGLDDAQLARKVEVLRQVLQRHGEAATPLGALAAFGGFEIAMMVGAVLQAAAERRVILVDGFITGSAVLVAARLQPAVLERCVFSHASEESGHRRMLEALGATPLLDLGLRLGEGSGAALAWPLLESACRILAEMASFASAGVSERG from the coding sequence ATGTCCACCCACCACCACCCCGACCTCATCCCCAGCATCGCCCCGCTGGACCAGCCCGCCCTGGCCGCGGCCCTGCAGGCCCGCATCGACGGCAAGACCAAGCCCCTGGGCGCGCTGGGCCGGCTGGAAGCCCTGATGCTGCGCCTGGGCCTGGTCCTGGGCAGCGAGACCCCGCGCCTGGAGGCACCGCAGCTGATGGTGTTTGCCGGCGACCATGGCCTGGCCGCACGCGGCGTCTCGGCCTACCCCAGCGACGTGACCTGGCAGATGGTGGAGAACTTCCTGGCCGGCGGCGCCGCGGTTTCGGTGCTGGCCCGCCAGCATGGCCTGGCCCTGACCGTGGTGGATGCCGGCGTGGCGCATGAGTTCGCGCCGCGCGAGGGCCTGGTGATCGCCAAGATCGCCCCCGGCACGGCCGATGCCCTGGCCGGCCCGGCCATGAGCCTGGACCAGTGCGCCACCGCCATTGCCGCGGGCAAGAACCTGCTGCGTCAGCGCCCCGGCAATGCCCTGTTGCTGGGCGAGATGGGCATTGGCAACACCTCGGCCGCCGCCCTGCTGCTGGCGCGCCTGACCGATACCCCCATCGCCCAGTGCGTGGGCCGGGGGACAGGTCTTGACGACGCCCAGCTGGCCCGCAAGGTGGAGGTGCTGCGCCAGGTGCTGCAGCGCCATGGCGAGGCGGCCACGCCCCTGGGCGCGCTGGCGGCCTTTGGCGGCTTCGAGATCGCCATGATGGTGGGCGCCGTGCTGCAGGCCGCGGCCGAGCGCCGCGTGATCCTGGTGGACGGCTTCATCACCGGCAGCGCGGTGCTGGTCGCCGCCCGCCTGCAGCCGGCGGTGCTGGAGCGCTGCGTGTTCTCGCATGCTTCCGAGGAATCGGGCCACCGCCGCATGCTGGAGGCCCTGGGCGCCACGCCCCTGCTGGACCTGGGCCTGCGCCTGGGCGAGGGCTCGGGCGCGGCCCTGGCCTGGCCCCTGCTGGAGTCGGCCTGCCGCATCCTGGCCGAGATGGCCAGCTTCGCCTCGGCCGGGGTCAGCGAGCGCGGCTGA
- a CDS encoding DUF3369 domain-containing protein, translating into MTDLVFADELPDAPAAKVLDPWVVMIVDDDPAVHEVTQLVMADFEFAGRRLQFIDAYSAVEARELLANRRDIAMILLDVVMESEHAGLELARYIREELDNHHVRIVLRTGQPGQAPEEHVIKSYDINDYKEKTELTKRKLITVFYNALRSYRDIMIIESSRLALRRAIDAITKVYDSQNLRRFASAVLEQVGHLLGMDAQGLCATRVAAYAASHVEGRLKVLAATAEYSRLLVDEELQTLPEDVREALDGALARQQSHFDARHFVGYYRSSTGNESLLYMVFDEPVDAAARELLEIFCANVAITYESLLLREEIQDTQRSTVYILGEAVEKRSKETGAHVRRVAELSALLGEAVGMKAADVEFLRQAAPLHDVGKIGIPDRVLNKPGKLDEEEWEVMKTHARIGYELLNKSDKRILQLGATIAHEHHERWDGLGYPRGLSGEQIHIVGRIVALADVLDALVSERCYKKPWGFDEALDFVRAESGTRFDPSLVRLLLERLDEVRAIYERYPDA; encoded by the coding sequence ATGACGGATCTGGTATTCGCCGACGAGTTGCCCGACGCCCCCGCCGCCAAGGTGCTGGACCCCTGGGTGGTGATGATCGTGGACGACGACCCCGCGGTGCACGAGGTCACCCAGCTGGTGATGGCGGACTTCGAGTTCGCCGGTCGGCGCCTGCAGTTCATCGACGCCTACAGCGCCGTCGAGGCCCGCGAGCTGCTGGCCAACCGCCGCGACATCGCCATGATCCTGCTGGACGTGGTGATGGAGAGCGAGCATGCCGGCCTGGAGCTGGCCCGCTACATCCGCGAGGAGCTGGACAACCACCATGTGCGCATCGTGCTGCGCACGGGCCAGCCCGGTCAGGCGCCCGAAGAGCATGTGATCAAGAGCTACGACATCAATGACTACAAGGAAAAGACGGAGCTCACCAAGCGCAAGCTGATCACGGTCTTCTACAACGCGCTGCGCAGCTACCGCGACATCATGATCATCGAGTCCTCGCGCCTGGCCCTGCGCCGCGCGATCGACGCGATCACCAAGGTCTACGACTCCCAGAATCTGCGCCGCTTCGCCTCGGCGGTGCTGGAGCAGGTGGGCCATCTGCTGGGCATGGACGCGCAAGGCCTGTGCGCCACCCGGGTGGCGGCCTACGCGGCCTCGCATGTGGAGGGCCGGCTCAAGGTGCTGGCGGCCACGGCCGAGTATTCGCGCCTGCTGGTGGACGAGGAGCTGCAGACCCTGCCCGAGGATGTGCGCGAGGCCCTGGACGGCGCGCTGGCGCGCCAGCAAAGCCATTTCGACGCCCGCCACTTCGTGGGCTACTACCGCAGCAGCACCGGCAACGAGAGCCTGCTCTACATGGTCTTCGACGAGCCGGTGGATGCCGCCGCGCGCGAGCTGCTGGAGATCTTCTGCGCCAATGTGGCCATCACCTACGAGAGCCTGCTGCTGCGCGAGGAGATCCAGGACACGCAGCGCTCCACCGTCTACATCCTGGGCGAGGCGGTGGAAAAGCGCTCCAAGGAAACCGGCGCCCATGTGCGGCGCGTGGCCGAGCTCTCTGCCCTGCTGGGCGAGGCGGTGGGCATGAAGGCGGCCGATGTGGAGTTTCTGCGCCAGGCCGCGCCCCTGCACGATGTGGGCAAGATCGGCATCCCGGATCGCGTGCTCAACAAGCCGGGCAAGCTCGACGAGGAAGAGTGGGAGGTCATGAAGACCCATGCCCGCATCGGCTATGAGCTGCTCAACAAGAGCGACAAGCGCATCCTGCAGCTGGGTGCCACCATCGCTCACGAACACCACGAGCGCTGGGACGGCCTGGGCTACCCGCGCGGGCTCTCGGGCGAGCAGATCCATATCGTGGGCCGCATCGTGGCCCTGGCCGATGTGCTGGATGCCCTGGTGAGCGAGCGCTGCTACAAAAAGCCCTGGGGCTTTGACGAGGCCCTGGACTTCGTGCGCGCAGAGTCCGGCACCCGCTTCGACCCCAGCCTGGTGCGCCTGCTGCTGGAGCGACTGGACGAGGTGCGCGCCATCTATGAACGCTACCCCGACGCCTGA
- a CDS encoding ABC transporter substrate-binding protein, whose translation MSTTTSRPQRIACLSTEAVEVLYRLGAQDSVAGISGYSVHPPQARAEKPKISGFSSMKLERIQAVQPDLVVGFSDLQRPLLEECERAGLATLWFDQRDLVGIHAMVRRLGTLVEREAEAEALSRQLQQTQDELAAAAAALPWRPRVYFEEWDEPMICGIGWVSELIQLVGGEDVFAERARAGFARERIVTPEAVLAARPQLILGSWCGKRFVPERVLARPGFAALGARLGEIKSADILAPGPAAIERGARQLLAAIQDTVHAFS comes from the coding sequence ATGAGCACGACCACCTCACGCCCGCAACGCATCGCCTGCCTCTCCACCGAGGCGGTGGAGGTGCTTTACCGCCTGGGCGCCCAGGACAGCGTGGCCGGCATCTCGGGCTATAGCGTGCACCCGCCCCAGGCGCGCGCCGAGAAACCCAAGATCAGCGGTTTCTCCAGCATGAAGCTGGAGCGCATCCAGGCCGTGCAGCCCGATCTGGTGGTCGGCTTCTCGGACCTGCAGCGCCCCCTGCTGGAGGAATGCGAGCGCGCCGGCCTGGCCACGCTCTGGTTTGACCAGCGCGATCTGGTCGGCATCCATGCCATGGTGCGCCGCCTGGGCACCCTGGTGGAGCGCGAGGCCGAGGCCGAGGCGCTCTCGCGCCAGCTGCAGCAGACCCAGGACGAGCTGGCCGCCGCGGCCGCCGCCCTGCCCTGGCGCCCGCGCGTCTACTTCGAGGAATGGGACGAGCCCATGATCTGCGGCATCGGCTGGGTGAGCGAGCTGATCCAGCTGGTCGGTGGCGAGGATGTGTTTGCCGAGCGCGCGCGGGCCGGCTTTGCGCGCGAGCGCATCGTCACCCCCGAGGCCGTGCTGGCCGCGCGGCCCCAGCTGATTCTGGGCTCCTGGTGCGGCAAGCGCTTCGTGCCGGAGCGGGTGCTGGCCCGGCCCGGCTTCGCCGCGCTGGGCGCCCGCCTGGGCGAGATCAAGTCCGCCGACATCCTGGCCCCCGGGCCCGCCGCCATCGAACGCGGCGCGCGCCAGCTGCTGGCCGCCATCCAAGACACCGTGCACGCCTTCTCCTGA
- a CDS encoding sensor histidine kinase: MNATPTPETASAAGRLFDEAESRRLAEAALRSITLSTSRVQGEAFFRVLVKDLAAALDVAYVIAGRLVRMEDGSEGIQTLAVWGGEDWLPNLRYSLAGTPCSNVAEQSMCFYPCGVQQAYPDDLLLGGMGAQSYVGTPMVGTDGRSLGILVALDKREIDADKHLLALSLLSIFAARGAAELQHQDREALLEREVQARTEELRLATTTLLEREKLAALGGLVAVVAHEVNTPLGIAVTAASGMEEFARELQRKLQGEKVSRSELLALAERLREAAALVGSNLQRASTLMGDFKTLAVDQGSEDSQLLDLPEYLRAIVLVHQPVLRSARVQVQLDLPERLSLRLAGGLLSQVLSNLLLNAVNHAFEPEHAAREVHIRLQADERWCLLSLRDNGRGVSADQRDRLFEPFYTTKRGAGGSGLGLHIVQTLCRRMGGEVSLDPREGPGLGFLIRLPRIAH; encoded by the coding sequence ATGAACGCTACCCCGACGCCTGAGACGGCCAGCGCCGCCGGCCGCCTCTTCGACGAGGCCGAGAGCCGGCGCCTGGCCGAGGCGGCCCTGCGCTCCATCACGCTCTCCACCTCGCGGGTGCAGGGCGAAGCCTTCTTCCGCGTGCTGGTCAAGGATCTGGCCGCGGCCCTGGACGTGGCCTATGTGATCGCCGGCCGCCTGGTCCGCATGGAGGACGGCAGCGAGGGCATACAGACCCTGGCGGTCTGGGGCGGCGAGGACTGGTTACCCAATCTCCGCTACTCCCTGGCCGGCACGCCCTGCAGCAATGTGGCCGAGCAGAGCATGTGCTTCTACCCCTGCGGCGTGCAGCAGGCCTATCCGGACGACCTGCTGCTGGGCGGGATGGGCGCGCAGAGCTATGTGGGCACGCCCATGGTGGGCACCGACGGCAGGAGCCTGGGCATTCTGGTGGCCCTGGACAAACGCGAGATCGATGCCGACAAGCATCTGCTGGCCCTGTCCCTGCTGTCCATCTTCGCCGCCCGTGGCGCGGCCGAGCTGCAGCACCAGGACCGCGAGGCCCTGCTGGAGCGCGAGGTCCAGGCCCGCACCGAGGAGCTGCGCCTGGCCACCACCACCCTGCTGGAACGCGAGAAGCTGGCCGCTCTGGGCGGCCTGGTGGCCGTGGTGGCGCACGAGGTGAACACGCCGTTGGGCATTGCCGTCACCGCGGCCTCGGGCATGGAGGAGTTCGCGCGCGAGCTGCAGCGCAAGCTGCAGGGCGAGAAGGTCAGCCGCAGCGAGCTGCTGGCCCTGGCCGAGCGCCTGCGCGAGGCGGCCGCCCTGGTGGGCAGCAATCTGCAGCGCGCCTCCACCCTGATGGGCGACTTCAAGACCCTGGCCGTGGACCAGGGCAGCGAGGACAGCCAGCTGCTGGACCTGCCCGAGTACCTGCGCGCCATCGTGCTGGTGCACCAGCCGGTGCTGCGCAGCGCCCGCGTGCAGGTGCAGCTGGACCTGCCCGAGCGCCTTTCCCTGCGCCTGGCGGGGGGGCTGCTGTCCCAGGTGCTCTCCAATCTGCTGCTCAATGCGGTGAACCACGCCTTCGAGCCCGAGCATGCGGCCCGCGAGGTGCACATCCGCCTGCAGGCCGATGAGCGCTGGTGCCTGCTCAGCCTGCGCGACAACGGCCGCGGCGTGAGCGCCGACCAGCGCGACCGGCTCTTCGAACCCTTCTACACCACCAAGCGCGGCGCCGGCGGCTCAGGCCTGGGCCTGCACATCGTGCAGACCCTGTGCCGACGCATGGGCGGCGAGGTCAGCCTGGACCCGCGTGAGGGCCCGGGCCTGGGCTTCCTGATCCGGTTGCCGCGCATCGCGCACTGA
- the cobS gene encoding adenosylcobinamide-GDP ribazoletransferase has protein sequence MRLVVHELRLFFIALQFFTRLPIPRWVGFEPIWLQHCARHFPLVGLLVGAFCALLLWAALWLWTAPVAVGLALAGGIWLTGGFHEDGWADTWDGLGGAVSREKALTIMKDSRLGSYGALALILMLGLKAAVLLALLEQDGWLALAGWIWAHAASRAAPVWLIHSLPYAGDAEHAKAKPLATRIGGAGLLVALAWVLLASLGLLALDMSWLPSLCLAALGVAGATLLMQGWLDKRLGGFTGDNLGATQQLAELAALLGFAAQFASHG, from the coding sequence ATGCGCCTCGTCGTCCACGAGCTCCGGCTCTTCTTCATCGCCCTGCAGTTCTTCACCCGCCTGCCCATTCCGCGCTGGGTGGGTTTCGAGCCGATCTGGCTGCAGCACTGCGCGCGCCACTTTCCCCTGGTGGGCCTGCTGGTGGGGGCTTTCTGCGCCCTGCTGCTCTGGGCCGCGCTGTGGCTGTGGACCGCGCCGGTGGCCGTGGGCCTGGCCCTGGCTGGTGGCATCTGGCTGACGGGAGGCTTCCACGAAGACGGCTGGGCCGACACCTGGGACGGCCTGGGCGGCGCGGTCTCGCGCGAGAAGGCCCTCACCATCATGAAGGACTCGCGCCTCGGGAGCTACGGCGCCCTGGCCCTGATCCTGATGCTGGGGCTCAAGGCCGCCGTGCTGCTGGCCCTGCTGGAGCAGGACGGCTGGCTGGCCCTGGCCGGCTGGATCTGGGCCCATGCGGCCTCGCGGGCCGCGCCGGTCTGGCTGATCCACAGCCTGCCCTATGCGGGCGATGCCGAGCATGCCAAGGCCAAGCCCCTGGCCACCCGCATCGGCGGCGCCGGACTCCTCGTGGCCCTGGCCTGGGTGCTGCTGGCCAGCCTGGGCCTGCTGGCCCTGGACATGAGCTGGCTGCCCAGCCTCTGCCTGGCGGCCCTGGGCGTGGCCGGCGCCACCCTGCTGATGCAGGGCTGGCTGGACAAGCGCCTGGGCGGCTTCACCGGCGACAACCTGGGCGCCACCCAGCAGCTGGCCGAACTGGCCGCTCTGCTGGGCTTTGCGGCCCAGTTCGCCAGCCATGGCTGA